The sequence TCGGCTCCAATCTGCTCCAGGTAGGCTTCGCGCTCAGGTTGATAGTCAGCAGAAGTGACATGAAGCGACTGAGGGGGAACGACTTGCACCATTTGGGCCATCTGAGTAGTCAGTTCTGGATACAACCACGTGTAGGCAGGGTGAACTGTGAGTTGGGCACTATGAGGTTGAGACCCATTTTTACACCGATGCAACTGAACATAACCAATCGCCGCCTTCCGCTGAGGCTCAAACACATAGCCGCTAATCACTTCATGGTGATTGAACCATTGATCAGCCGTGTTAATGAGTGAATTCACTAAGTCAACTTTAAAGTCATGGGGATGACGATCAAACACTTGGCGCACCAACGGCGGCATAGATGCTGTATCCAATTGGTAGATGAGGTGAGCATCAGCATTACTAACCGGGAGCAAGTTAGGTAGGCTTGGTTCTCGCTGTGCCAATGACTGCAACAGTTGCGGTGACAATGACCAGTAGGTCATATGCGCTAGATGCTGAAAACCATTTTGCCGATAGAGTGCTAGCGCATCCTTATTATTAATATTGGGTTCTACTAGCCAAGTTCGGGCTTCCCAAATGGCTTCAAAGCAATGACGTAGCAGGTGAGAGGCTACAACTTGTCCGCAGCCGGAATCTA is a genomic window of Cyanobacteriota bacterium containing:
- a CDS encoding GNAT family N-acetyltransferase, with protein sequence MASSVARPPSTIRPIQFHDLDRIEELFTAAALLDAADRGNRVASHLQTIRRWYGVVKVMSFFPNPFQDVFSGYVAEQDNRVCGAIQVMPFNRARTTWRVEQVAVDSGCGQVVASHLLRHCFEAIWEARTWLVEPNINNKDALALYRQNGFQHLAHMTYWSLSPQLLQSLAQREPSLPNLLPVSNADAHLIYQLDTASMPPLVRQVFDRHPHDFKVDLVNSLINTADQWFNHHEVISGYVFEPQRKAAIGYVQLHRCKNGSQPHSAQLTVHPAYTWLYPELTTQMAQMVQVVPPQSLHVTSADYQPEREAYLEQIGADRIAHTLMMSRSIWHKVRETRLVGLENLQLSGVLRGFQPTHKPVPGRINSYPPSRRQP